In Ptychodera flava strain L36383 chromosome 17, AS_Pfla_20210202, whole genome shotgun sequence, one genomic interval encodes:
- the LOC139116305 gene encoding uncharacterized protein produces MSKTFQHGLINYAHIQPTVSYIKDKLADVRENNVPIELLKIDLSKGGRLELLELHITEENERYLKSLSGKYITTLIENIDNRLDASLPILNAFSIFDPSGIPTPNSLDFREYGNESLNILVEKFLRNKKDDILDKVHAEWGKLKYDILSWKSDMDKSVSQNKHTSPIEWCLVRLMKMKSSYGHFYPEIVQIAEGILSLPVSNAWPERGVSKVRLIKDRLRSRMKNDLLNALLHITINGPELFSNECDTLIEKATKKWLAAKKRRKLPTIAKVSDGQYATSSTSSSAAVVELVDTGMQTEPQTLDELREEVQVALKALNVEAKYGHESESEGYDSDYDSE; encoded by the coding sequence ATGAGTAAGACTTTCCAGCACGGTTTGATAAATTATGCTCATATTCAGCCAACTGTCAGTTACATTAAAGATAAACTTGCAGATGTTAGGGAGAACAATGTACCGATTGAACTCCTAAAAATAGATCTTTCTAAAGGGGGGAGACTAGAACTCTTAGAGTTACACATCACAgaagaaaatgaaagatatctgaAGAGTCTTTCTGGGAAGTATATCACTACACTCATAGAAAATATTGATAATCGTCTGGATGCATCTCTACCAATATTGAAtgctttttccatttttgatccGAGTGGTATCCCTACACCAAATAGCTTAGATTTCAGAGAGTATGGTAATGAATCTCTAAATATACTGGTTGAAAAGTTCTTAAGAAATAAGAAAGACGACATTTTGGACAAGGTACATGCAGAGTGGGGTAAACTAAAGTACGATATACTTTCCTGGAAAAGTGACATGGATAAATCAGTCTCTCAAAATAAGCACACAAGTCCAATAGAGTGGTGTTTAGTCAGGTTGATGAAAATGAAATCCAGTTATGGGCATTTCTATCCTGAAATTGTTCAGATAGCTGAGGGTATTCTTAGCCTCCCAGTGTCAAATGCTTGGCCTGAGAGAGGGGTAAGCAAAGTAAGACTTATAAAGGACAGATTAAGAAGTAGAATGAAAAATGACCTTCTCAATGCCCTTTTACATATAACAATAAATGGGCCTGAATTGTTCTCTAATGAGTGTGACACACTGATTGAAAAAGCTACAAAAAAGTGGCTTGCTGCCAAAAAAAGAAGGAAACTACCTACCATTGCAAAAGTGTCTGATGGGCAATATGCCACTTCTAGTACCTCTAGTTCTGCTGCTGTTGTTGAACTGGTTGACACTGGAATGCAAACTGAACCCCAGACTTTGGATGAATTAAGGGAGGAAGTTCAGGTAGCTTTGAAAGCCCTCAATGTGGAGGCAAAATATGGTCATGAGTCTGAATCAGAAGGCTATGATAGTGACTATGACAGTGAATGA